A DNA window from Zonotrichia leucophrys gambelii isolate GWCS_2022_RI chromosome 15, RI_Zleu_2.0, whole genome shotgun sequence contains the following coding sequences:
- the TTC28 gene encoding tetratricopeptide repeat protein 28 isoform X4, which yields MDLQEAYFRQGVALQYLGRHADALAAFASGLAQDPKSLQLLVGMVEAAMKSPMRESLEPTYQQLQKMKLDKSPFVVVSVIGQELLTAGHHGASVVVLEAALKIGTCSLKLRGSVFSALSSAYWSLGNTEKSTGYMQQDLDVAKSLGDQTGECRAHGNLGSAFFSKGNYREALTNHRHQLVLAMKLKDREAASSALSSLGHVYTAIGDYPNALASHKQCVLLAKQSKDELSEARELGNMGAVYIAMGDFENAVQCHEQHLKIAKELGNKREEARAYSNLGSAYHYRRNFDKAMSYHNYVLELAQELAEKAIEMRAYAGLGHAARCMQDLERAKQYHEEQLHIAESLQDRAAEGRASSNLGIIHQMKGDYDTALRLHKTHLSIAQELSDYAAQGRAYGNMGNAYNALGMYDQAVKYHRQELQISMEVNDRASQASTHGNLAVAYQALGAHDRALQHYQNHLNIARELRDIQSEARALSNLGNFHCTRGEFVQAAPYYEQYLRLSPELQDMEGEGKVCHNLGYAHYCLGNYEEAVKYYEQDLALAKDLHDKLSQAKAYCNLGLAFKALMDFNKAEECQKYLLSLAQSLNNSQAKFRALGNLGDIFVCKKDVHGAIKFYEQQLSLAHHVKDRRLEANAYAALGSAYRMVQKCDKALGYHTQELEVYQELGDMSGECRAHGHLAAVYMSLGKYTMAFKCYEEQLELGQKLKDPSIEAQVYGNMGITKMNMNVMEEAIGYFEQQLAMLQQLSGNESVLDRGRAYGNLGDCYEALGDFEEAIKYYEQYLSVAQSLNRMQDQAKAYRGLGSGHRAMGSLQQALVCFEKRLVVAHELGEAFNKAQAYGELGSLHSQLGNYEQAISCLERQLNIAREMKDRALESDAACGLGGVYQQMGEYETALQYHQLDLQIAEETKNPAGQGRAYGNLGLTYESLGTYERAVVYQEQHLSIAAQMNDLVAKTVSYSSLGRTHHALQNYSQAVMYLQEGLRLAEQLGRREDEAKIRHGLGLSLWASGNLEESQHQLYRASALFETIRHEVQLSTDYKLSLFDLQTSSYQALQRVLVSLGHHDEALAVAERGRTRAFADLLVERQTGQQDSDPYSPVTLDQVLETVNGQRGLVLYYSLAAGYLYSWLLAPGAGILKFHEYYLGDSLTENAGDFHEANGVALQTLTNSALEQHISSVREALGVDSYYTRACASSETESEAGDIMDQQFEEMNNKLNSMTDPTGFLRMVSRNNLLNRSCQSMTSLFSSTMSPVKDGTSSLPRRQTSFTKPPLRALYDLLIGPMEGGLMHSSGPVGRHRQLVLVLEGELYLIPFALLKGSSSNEYLYERFSLIAVPSIQSLNPSSKSHVRKNTPAYSSSTSMAAVIGNPKLPSAVMDRWLWGPMPSAEEEAYMVSELLGCQPLVGSSSTKERVMSALTQAECVHFATHVSWKLAALVLTPNTDSNPASSKSSFGNPYTIPESLRMQDDASDVESISDCPPLQEFLLTAADVLDLRLPVKLVVLGSYQESNSKVTSDGVIGLTRAFLAAGAQCVLVSLWPIPVAASKMFVHAFYSSLLNGMKASAALGEAMKTVQSSKQFSHPANWAGFMLIGSDMKLNSPSSLVGQALTEILQHPDRARDALRVLLHLVEKSLQRIQNGQHNSMYTSQQSVENKVGGIPGWQALLTAVGFRLDPPASGLPAAVFFPTSDPGDRLQQCSTTIQSLLGLPNPALQALCKLITASETGEQLINRAVRNVVGMLHQVLVQLQAGEKEQDFPSAPIQVSISVQLWRLPGCHEFLAALGFDLCEVGQEEVILKTGKQATRRTMHFALQSLLALFDSTELPKRLSLDSSSSLESLASAQSVSNPVPQYQNPPFSPTCPDSLASDAISVYSLSSIASSMSFVSKPENMLDGAGHRGRQDYERPKNIYPHRSAAQSQLSPQATAASKDEEEYEGFSIISNEPLASYQENIKPRFSPDHKQPKTSQNGGIKASINSKGSISTPNSPVKMTLIPSPNSPFQKVGKLASSDTGESDQSSTETDSTVKSQEDSNAKLDPQELAQKILEETQSHLIAVERLQRSSSSQISKSSSSEDGAPSPGGVSAFRSSETSAFSRPLSSSHRNQASSPLAIKPKPPTRSSSLQKVSSGYNSPTTSEMSNREGTGQYSGQPSPGCDSHGSLSEQPPFKLKYPSSPYSAHISKSPRNISPSSGHQSPGGSTPSPALSYSSAGSARSSPADAPDIDKLKLAAIDEKVQAIHNLKMFWQSTPHHSTGPIKILRGAPGTMTSKKDVLSLLNLSPRHSKEDSAEKLELKDLSIGQHLAASPQKIPPNGHRCPETTNSMASAHSSPGNTLGAVRPLRLPAGNGYKFLSPGRFFPSSKC from the exons GCAGCATcctcagcactgagcagccTGGGCCACGTGTACACAGCCATCGGGGACTACCCCAACGCCCTGGCCAGCCACAAGCAGTGCGTGCTCCTCGCCAAGCAGTCCAAGGATGAGCTCTCCGAGGCGCGGGAGCTGGGCAACATGGGAGCAGTGTACATCGCCATGGGGGACTTTGAGAACGCAGTGCAGTGCCACGAGCAGCACCTGAAGATCGCCAAGGAGCTGGGCAACAAGCGGGAGGAGGCTCGAGCCTACAGCAACCTGGGCAGTGCTTACCACTACCGCAGGAACTTCGACAAGGCCATGTCCTACCACAACTACGTGCTGGAGCTGGCCCAGGAGCTGGCTGAGAAGGCCATTGAGATGAGAGCTTATGCTGGCCTGGGCCATGCAGCTCGATGTATGCAAGACCTGGAGAGGGCTAAGCAGTACCATGAAGAGCAGTTGCACATTGCTGAGAGCCTGCAGGACCGagctgctgaaggcagagcCTCCTCCAATCTAG gaATCATTCACCAGATGAAGGGTGACTATGACACGGCGCTGCGGCTGCACAAGACACACCTGTCCATAGCGCAGGAGCTGAGCGATTACGCGGCCCAGGGCCGGGCCTACGGCAACATGGGCAACGCCTACAACGCCCTGGGCATGTACGACCAGGCCGTCAAGTACCACcggcaggagctgcagatctCCATGGAAGTCAACGACCGAGCTTCTCAGGCATCCACACACGGCAACCTGGCTGTGGCTTATCAGGCTCTGGGGGCCCACGACCGCGCTCTGCAGCACTACCAGAATCATCTCAACATCGCCCGGGAGCTGCGGGACATCCAGAGCGAGGCACGAGCCCTCAGCAATTTGGGCAACTTCCACTGCACACGGGGAGAGTTCGTGCAGGCGGCTCCGTACTATGAGCAGTACCTGcgcctgtccccagagctgcaggacatggagggagaggggaaggttTGCCACAACCTTGGCTATGCCCATTATTGCCTCGGGAACTATGAGGAAGCTGTTAAGTACTACGAGCAGGATCTTGCCCTAGCAAAGGATCTTCATGACAAGCTGAGCCAAGCCAAAGCCTATTGCAACCTCGGCTTGGCCTTCAAAGCCTTGATGGACTTCAACAAAGCAGAGGAGTGTCAAAAGtacctgctgtccctggcacagTCTCTGAACAATTCCCAGGCCAAATTCCGAGCTCTGGGGAACTTGGGGGATATTTTTGTCTGTAAAAAAGATGTACATGGTGCAATAAAATTTTATGAGCAGCAGTTGAGCTTAGCCCATCACGTTAAAGACAGGAGGCTGGAAGCCAATGCCtatgcagccctgggctctgcataCAGGATGGTGCAGAAGTGTGACAAGGCTTTGGGTTACCACAcgcaggagctggaggtgtaCCAAGAGCTGGGGGATATGTCGGGTGAATGCAGAGCACATGGTCACCTTGCTGCAGTGTACATGTCACTTGGGAAGTACACCATGGCCTTCAAGTGCTAcgaagagcagctggagctggggcagaagTTGAAGGACCCCAGCATTGAAGCCCAGGTCTACGGTAACATGGGCATTACCAAGATGAACATGAATGTCATGGAGGAAGCCATTGGCTACTTTGAGCagcagctggccatgctgcagcagctcagcggGAATGAATCCGTACTGGATCGGGGCCGAGCCTATGGGAACCTGGGAGATTGTTATGAGGCTCTGGGAGATTTTGAGGAAGCTATAAAGTATTATGAACAGTACCTGTCTGTGGCTCAAAGCTTGAACCGTATGCAAGATCAGGCAAAGGCCTACCGAGGCTTGGGCAGTGGGCACAG GGCCATGGGAAGTTTACAGCAGGCTCTGGTGTGCTTTGAGAAGAGGCTCGTAGTGGCACACGAGCTGGGGGAGGCATTTAACAAAGCCCAGGCTTACGGGGAGCTGGGGAGCCTGCACAGCCAGCTGGGCAACTACGAGCAAGCCATCTCTTGCCTGGAGAGGCAGCTGAACATCGCCCGGGAGATGAAGGACCGAGCCCTGGAGAGCGACGCCGCCTGTGGCCTGGGCGGGGTCTACCAGCAGATGGGCGAGTACGAGACAGCCCTGCAGTACCACCAGCTGGACCTGCAGATCGCCGAGGAGACCAAGAACCCCGCGGGGCAGGGCCGCGCCTACGGCAACCTGGGCCTCACCTACGAGTCCCTGGGCACCTACGAGAGGGCTGTGGTGTATCAGGAGCAGCACCTCAGCATCGCGGCGCAGATGAACGACCTCGTGGCCAAAACCGTGTCCtacagcagcctggggaggacTCATCATGCTTTACAGAACTACTCGCAGGCTGTGATGTACCTGCAGGAAG GActgaggctggcagagcagctgggtcGCAGAGAAGATGAAGCCAAAATCCGTCACGGCCTCGGCCTCTCCCTGTGGGCGAGCGGGAACCTGGAGGAGTCCCAGCATCAG CTGTACCGTGCCTCCGCGCTGTTTGAGACCATCCGCCACGAGGTGCAGCTGAGCACTGACTACAAGCTGTCCCTCTTCGACCTGCAGACATCCTCCTATCAGGCCCTGCAGCGAGTTCTTGTCAGCCTGG GTCACCATGACGAGGCATTGGCAGTAGCAGAGAGAGGACGAACGAGGGCTTTTGCTGACCTGCTCGTGGAACGTCAGACTGGGCAGCAGGACTCAGATCCCTACTCTCCTGTGACCCTTGACCAGGTCCTGGAGACTGTGAATGGCCAGAGGGGACTTGTTCTCTACTACTCACTGGCTGCAGGTTATCTGTacagctggctgctggctcctggggcag GAATTCTGAAATTCCATGAGTATTATCTGGGTGACAGCCTGACAGAAAATGCTGGGGACTTCCATGAAGCCAACGGCGTGGCCCTGCAGACACTGACAAACTCAGCACTGGAGCAGCACATCTCCAGCGTGAGGGAGGCTCTGGGGGTGGATTCCTATTATACCAG AGCCTGTGCTAGCAGCGAGACAGAGAGTGAAGCTGGGGATATCATGGACCAGCAGTTTGAGGAGATGAATAACAAGCTGAACTCAATGACTGATCCAACTGGCTTCCTGAGGATGGTCAGCAGGAACAACCTATTGAACAG GAGCTGTCAGAGCATGACCAGCCTGTTCAGCAGTACCATGTCTCCTGTAAAGGATGGAACATCATCACTTCCCAGGAGGCAGACTTCTTTCACCAAGCCCCCCCTCCGTGCTCTCTACGACTTACTGATAGGACCCATGGAAGGA GGTTTGATGCATTCCAGTGGGCCTGTGGGCCGCCACCGCCAGCTGGTCCTGGTTCTGGAGGGAGAGCTGTACCTCATTCCCTTTGCTCTGCTGAAGGGCAGCTCCTCCAACGAGTACCTCTACGAGCGCTTCAGCCTCATTGCAGTGCCCTCCATCCAGTCACTGAACCCCAGCTCCAAG TCCCATGTGAGGAAGAATACTCCTGCTTACTCCAGTTCTACCTCAATGGCAGCTGTGATAGGAAATCCCAAGCTCCCTTCAGCAGTTATGGacaggtggctctggggaccTATGCCCTCTGCAGAAGAGGAAGCCTATATGGTGTCTGAGTTACTTGGCTGCCAGCCCTTAGTTGGCAGCTCATCAACAAAAGAAAGAGTCATGAGTGCCCTGACTCAGGCAGAATGTGTCCATTTTGCAACCCACGTCTCCTGGAAACTGGCTGCCTTGGTCCTGACACCCAACACTGACAGCAACCCAGCCAGCAGCAAGAGCTCCTTTGGGAACCCCTACACAATCCCAGAGTCTCTTAGGATGCAGGATGATGCCAGTGATGTGGAGAGCATCTCAGACTGCCCTCCTCTCCAGGAGTTCCTGCTTACAGCGGCTGACGTGCTGGATCTGCGTCTTCCTGTCAAGCTGGTGGTTCTTGGCTCTTACCAAGAGTCCAACAGCAAAGTCACTTCTGATGGAGTCATTGGCTTGACAAGAGcattcctggctgctggggctcagtGTGTCCTTGTGTCCCTCTGGCCCATTCCTGTGGCTGCTTCCAAAATGTTTGTGCATGCCTTCTACTCCTCTCTCTTGAACGGGATGAAAGCCAGCGCAGCCCTGGGAGAAGCAATGAAAactgtgcagagcagcaagcAGTTCTCCCACCCAGCCAACTGGGCAG GCTTCATGCTTATTGGGAGTGATATGAAGCTGAACAGCCCTTCCTCACTGGTAGGACAGGCCCTGACTGAGATCCTGCAGCACCCTGACAGGGCCCGGGATGCTCTGCGTGTGCTCCTTCATCTG GTGGAGAAATCATTGCAGCGGATCCAGAACGGGCAGCACAACTCCATGTACACCTCCCAGCAGAGTGTGGAGAATAAAGTTGGTGGCATTCCAGGCTGGCAGGCACTCCTCACAGCAGTGGGATTTCGGCTGGACCCACCAGCCAGCGGCCTCCCAGCAGCAGTGTTCTTCCCAACCTCagaccctggggacaggctgcagcagtgcagcaccaCCATCCAGTCCCTGCTAg GTTTGCCTAACCCTGCACTTCAGGCACTTTGTAAACTTATCACAGCTTCAGAAACAGGAGAGCAGCTTATCAACAGG GCTGTTAGAAATGTGGTGGGAATG CTGCATCAAGTCCTGGTTCAACTTcaagcaggagaaaaggagCAAGATTTCCCCTCTGCACCAATCCAGGTCTCCATCAGTGTCCAGCTCTGGAGGCTGCCTGGCTGTCATGAGTTTCTGGCAGCTCTAG GTTTTGACCTTTGTGAAGTTGGCCAAGAGGAGGTCATTCTGAAAACTGGGAAACAAGCTACCAGGAGGACCATGCACTTTGCTCTACAATCCTTGCTGGCACTTTTTG attctACAGAGCTGCCCAAGCGCCTTAGCCTGGACAGTTCCTCATCACTGGAGTCACTGGCTTCTGCTCAGTCTGTTTCCAACCCTGTACCCCAGTATCAAAACCCTCCATTCTCTCCTACCTGTCCAGACAGCCTTGCCTCAGATGCCATTTCTGTGTACAGCCTGAGCTCCATTGCTTCTTCCATGAGCTTTGTTTCCAAGCCAGAGAACATGCTGGATGGGGCAGGACACAGAGGGAGGCAGGATTATGAGAGGCCCAAGAATATCTATCCACACAGgtctgcagctcagagccagctgTCACCACAAGCCACTGCAGCCAGCAAAGATGAGGAAGAGTATGAAGGTTTCTCTATAATCAGCAATGAGCCTTTGGCCAGTTACCaagaaaacataaaaccaaGATTTTCCCCTGATCACAAACAGCCCAAAACTAGTCAGAACGGAGGCATTAAAGCATCCATCAACTCCAAAGGGAGCATAAGTACTCCAAATTCTCCTGTTAAAATGACTCTCATCCCCAGCCCAAATTCACCTTTCCAAAAAGTTGGGAAACTTGCAAGTTCAGATACTGGGGAATCTGACCAGTCCAGCACTGAGACTGACAGCACCGTCAAATCCCAGGAGGACAGCAATGCAAAGCTTGATCCACAAGAGTTGGCCCAAAAAATTCTGGAGGAAACTCAGAGTCACCTCATTGCTGTTGAACGCcttcagaggagcagcagcagccagatcagcaagagcagcagctctgaggatgGAGCTCCCAGCCCCGGTGGCGTGTCCGCCTTCCGCTCCTCAGAGACCAGCGCCTTCAGCCGCCCgctcagctccagccacaggAACCAGGCTTCTTCACCCCTTGCCATCAAACCAAAGCCTCCAACGAGGAGCTCATCCCTTCAGAAGGTGAGCTCTGGCTACAACAGCCCCACCACGTCGGAGATGTCAAACAGAGAAGGCACAGGTCAGTACAGTGGGCAGCCGTCTCCGGGTTGTGACTCGCATGGGTCCTTAAGTGAGCAGCCTCCCTTTAAACTCAAGTATCCCAGCTCTCCTTACAGTGCTCACATTTCTAAATCACCCAGAAATATCTCTCCGAGCTCAGGGCATCAGTCTCCTGGTGGCAGCActccatctcctgctctttCCTATTCCTCAGCTGGTTCTGCTCGCTCAAGCCCTGCTGATGCCCCAGACATTGACAAATTAAAGTTGGCTGCCATCGATGAAAAAGTGCAAGCAATTCACAACTTAAAGATGTTCTGGCAAAGCACTCCCCACCACTCCACTGGTCCAATAAAGATTCTCCGAGGAGCTCCTGGAACAATGACTTCCAAGAAAGATGTCCTCAGCTTGCTCAATTTATCACCACGGCACAGCAAAGAAGATAGTGCAGAGAAGCTGGAACTGAAGGACCTGTCTATTGGGCAACACCTTGCTGCTTCACCACAGAAGATCCCTCCAAATGGACACAGATGCCCTGAAACCACAAATTCCATGGCATCAGCTCATTCCTCACCTGGCAACACTCTGGGAGCTGTGCGTCCCCTgaggctgccagctgggaatgggtATAAATTTTTGTCACCAGGaagatttttcccttcctccaaaTGTTGA